In Hemicordylus capensis ecotype Gifberg chromosome 3, rHemCap1.1.pri, whole genome shotgun sequence, one DNA window encodes the following:
- the SPRY2 gene encoding protein sprouty homolog 2 has protein sequence METRAQNGSGSQPLLQGQHDSGRQYGESDLRDVLAQQVHVLSLDQIKAIRNTNEYTEPPTVAPRPGGKPTPRPPLQHKSERPHGLTEQRHLNRVQPSLAASRVLLSHSISTVSTGSRSSTRTSTSSNSSEQRLLGSSLGTVVDGIIRVQPKPELKASELKPPSKEELHLHAYRCEDCGKCKCKECTYPRTLPSCWICDKQCLCSAQNVVDYGTCVCCVKGLFYHCSNDDEDNCADNPCSCSQSHCCTRWSTMGVMSLVLPCLWCYLPAKGCLKLCQGCYDRVNRPGCRCKHSNTVCCKVPNVPPRNFEKPT, from the coding sequence ATGGAGACAAGAGCTCAGAATGGCAGCGGGTCACAGCCCTTGCTACAGGGTCAGCATGACAGTGGGAGGCAGTATGGAGAATCTGACCTGAGGGATGTTCTGGCACAGCAAGTTCACGTCTTGTCCTTGGACCAGATCAAGGCTATCCGAAATACAAATGAGTACACGGAACCACCTACGGTGGCTCCGCGGCCAGGAGGCAAACCGACACCACGTCCACCTCTCCAGCACAAAAGTGAAAGGCCGCATGGATTGACTGAGCAGCGTCATCTTAACAGGGTCCAGCCTTCCCTTGCAGCATCCCGGGTACTGCTGTCTCATTCCATTAGCACAGTCAGCACTGGCTCCCGGAGCAGCACAAGGACAAGTACAAGCAGTAACTCATCAGAGCAGAGACTTCTGGGATCCTCTTTGGGGACAGTGGTGGACGGGATAATCCGAGTGCAACCCAAACCAGAGCTGAAGGCAAGTGAGCTGAAGCCCCCTAGCAAGGAAGAGTTGCATCTGCATGCCTACAGGTGTGAGGACTGTGGGAAATGTAAGTGCAAGGAGTGCACTTATCCACGAACCCTCCCATCCTGTTGGATCTGTGACAAGCAGTGTCTTTGCTCGGCCCAGAATGTGGTTGATTATGGGACTTGCGTGTGCTGCGTGAAGGGACTTTTCTACCACTGCTCCAATGATGACGAGGACAACTGTGCCGACAACCCTTGCTCTTGCAGTCAATCCCACTGCTGCACTCGATGGTCCACCATGGGGGTGATGTCCCTTGTTCTGCCTTGTTTGTGGTGTTACCTGCCAGCCAAGGGTTGCCTTAAATTGTGCCAGGGGTGTTATGACCGGGTCAATAGGCCTGGCTGCCGCTGTAAGCACTCCAACACAGTTTGCTGCAAAGTTCCCAATGTCCCACCCAGGAACTTTGAAAAGCCAACATAG